Genomic segment of Myxococcus stipitatus:
TGGGAAGCAAGGCCCAGGACATCGGCGCCGTCGGTCACCTGGCCAAGCCCTTCGAGCTCAATGATCTGCTCGACATGGTCCGCCGCTCACTCGACCCCTCCGCCATGAGCAGCACCAGCGCCTGATGAACACCGCTCATCACCCTGCTTGACCTGCAAGGGGGGCGCCGTTACGGTCCCCACCCGTCTTGATTCACCAATCAACGACCAGGCCAAGGAGCCTCTCATGACCGCGAAGGACATCATCGAGACCCAGATTCCGGAAGTTCTGAAGACGAAGCCGGAGCTGGCGAAGGACATCAACGCCGTCATCAACTTCGACATCTCGGGTGAGGGTGGCGGGAAGTGGACCCTGGACCTGACCAAGGCCGAGGGCTGGGTCTCCGAGGGTAACGCGGAAGGCGCGAAGATGCTCATCGTGGTGAGCAACGACGACTTCGTGAAGATCCGCGAGAAGAAGCTCAACGCGCAGATGGCCGCCATGCAGGGCAAGCTGAAGTTCAAGCCCATGGACATGGGCCTCGCGATGAAGCTGGCGAAGCTGCTCTAATCGAGTCCTCGGGAGCGCGAGGGTGGGGCCTGGCACCAACTCTCGCGACCGGCTCGCGCGGCGCGTTCCTGTCTGTCAGGGGCGCGCCGCAGGTGTTTTCAGGCCCTGGTGGGCACCTCATCTCGGGAGTTCTTCATGTCGACGCTGCCTCTGACGGGCCTGCGGGTGTTGGACTTGTCGCGTCTGTTGCCGGGGCCGTACGCCACGCTGGTGCTCGCGGACCTGGGCGCCACGGTGGTGAAGGTGGAGGAGCCGGAAGGGGGCGATTACGTCCGGCAGATGCCCCCGTCGCGCGACGACATGGGCGCGCTGTTCTACGGGCTCAACCGAAACAAGCGCTCGCTGACGCTGAACCTCAAGACGCCCGAGGGACGCGATGCGCTCAAGCGGCTGGTGCGCACGCACGACGTGCTGGTGGAGAGCTTCCGGCCCGGGGTGATGGACAAGCTGGGCGTGGGGGAGTCCGTCCTCCGGGCGGAGAACCCTCGGCTCATCTACTGCGCCATCTCCGGTTATGGGCAGACGGGGCCGGACCGGCTCAAGGCGGGGCATGACCTGAACTACGTGGCTCGCGCGGGGCTGCTGGGCTACGGCGGTGAGGCGGGAGGCGCGCCGGCCTTTCCGGGCGTCCAGATGGGCGACATCGGCGGAGGCAGCCTCTTCGCGCTGGTGGGCATCCTGGCCGCGTTGCACGAGCGCGAGCGCACGGGCAAGGGCCGCTTCGTGGACGTGTCCATGACGGATGGGGCCACGGCGTTCCTGCACATGCACCTGGCCGCGCGGCTCTTCATGGGTGAGCAGGGCGGGGCGCTGGAGCGCGGACGCGAGGCGCTCAATGGCGGGTATGCGTGCTACGGCCTGTACCGGACGGCGGATGACCGGTGGCTCGCGGTGGGCGCGCTGGAGCCCAAGTTCTTCGCGGGAGTCTGCGAGCGGCTGGGCCGACCGGAGCTCCTCGCGGATGCCTATGCGCCGGGCGAGGCGGGCGCGCGGGTGAAGGCGGAGCTGACGCGCGTGTTCGCCGCGAAGCCGCTGGCGCACTGGGTGGAAACCTTCGCGGGCTCGGACCTGTGCGTGGAGCCCGTGGCCGAAGGGGATGACGTGCTGTCGGACGCGCAGCTGCGAGCCCGGGGCCTCTTCGTCGACGCGGACGACGCACGCCTGGGCCGCAAGGTGACGCACCTGTTGACGCCGCTGCGAATGGGGCCGACGCCGCTGCGCGAGCCGCCCGCCTTGGGACAGCACTCCCGCGAGGTGCTCGCGGAGGCGGGCTTCACCGAGGAGGAGATGGCGAAGCTGGGCGCGTGACGCGCGCGGGGTCCTGACTCCACAGGGCCTCACCTCTCGCCGCGTGGCAGGTGTCACCCACCAGGTCCAGCGCGAGCTGCCGGTCGCGCGTGGCCACGGAGGCGGGGGCGGAGAGCAGTCCCGTCGCATCCATCCGCCGCACGGTGTTCTCCAGGTACCTGCGGGCGCGCTCGACCGTCTGCTGTTGAAGGGGCGTCGGGCGCCAGCCGGTGTCCTCGCGGAAGCGTCCGAGGGTCTCCAGCAGGTGTCCGTGGAACTTCAGCATCTGCGCGAGCACGGCCTCCCGGTGTTCGGGCGCGGTGGCCCATGCCGTCTCGTACTGGCGGGCCTCCGAGTCCAGTCGGTACAGGAGCACGTCGCGCTGGGTCGCCAGTCGCTCGCGCCACCGCGCACGCACGGACGGGTGTCGCGCCCAGCCGGCCACGGCCTGGAAGTAGTGCAGACCTCCGCACGGATGCGAATAGATGCCCTGGCCCTGCTTGGGGACCTGGGCCCGCCCGGCCTTCATGCCCGCGGCGAGCTCGGCCTGGGCCGACTCGAGCGTGGCGAGCGCCGTGTCCATCACCGTGTCGATGCTCACCGTGCGCCCGCTGGCATCGCGGAACGTGTCGCCGGGACGTGCGCTCAGCGAGAGGACATCGATGCGCCAGGCGCTCTCGGGCGAGGCCACCTGCTCCATTCGGAACTCGCGCTTCACCTGCGCCACCAGCTCGCGAAGCGTCACGGGGCCAAAGGACGTCGTGAAGTGGTGGGAGAGGGGAAGCCCGGCGGCCAGCAACGTCTTCGCCTGGAGCGCGGGGTGGGGCTCCACCGGGGTGCCCTCGGCGGTGAAGGGCTCGAAGAAGAAGTCCCTCGTGTCCTGCTGTCGGACGCGGAGGAAGTCGGACACCACGACGTCGGAGGCGAGCCTCCCATCCTTCGCCCGGAAGGCGCGGCCGTCCAGCGCCATGCCGTGTGCGAGGGCCCAGGGGGTGTGTGGATCCGCGGCCCATGCGCGGCATCGCCCCGCCAGCTCCTCGGCCAGGGAGGAGGCGCTGGCGGCGCTCGCGAGCAGCGCGATGAGGCAGGGGAGGACATGACAGAGCGCGCGCCGTGCGAAGTCCGCTGCCGGCGCGCGCTCGTGCATGTCTAGAGGGACTGCGGCTCGGAGGTTTCGCCCAGCCGCTTCAGCACCCGCTCCAGCAGGCCGAAGAGGGCCTCCTGGTCATCGGGAGGGAGCAGGTCCAGCATCCGCCGCAGGCCTTCGTCGACGCTGCGGCTGATGAGGTTGAAGAGCTTCACTCCCTCGGTGGTGAGCTGCGCGACGACGGCGCGCCGGTCCTCGGCGTCCCTCGTGCGCTCCACCAGCTTCATGTCCTCCAACCGGTCGACCACCCCGGTGATGGTCTTCTTGGTGATGCCCACACGCTGGGCGAGCACCCCCACGTGAGTGGGGCCGTCATTGCCCAACCACATCAACGCGTGAATCTGCGTGGGTGTCAGCTGCTTGCTCTCGCAGATTCCGTGGAGCGGATCCCGCAGGGAGCGGTACCGCCCAAGCTGGATGATGAGCTCGTGCAGGCGGCGCGACGAGGGCGTGGAGGCATCCTCGGGAGGAAGGGCGTCGTCGGTGACGCCGCCCTCCTCGTTGTACTCGAGCTCCTCCTCGCCCACGCCGCCCGACTGCACGCGGAGGGCCGGTCTGTTCGCCGGCACTCGCATCAGGCCGTCTCCACTCGCGCGGCCGCTGCCACCGCCGCCTTCCCACCGTGCGCATCCACCGCGTGCGGCGCGCCATGGTCCGGGGCGGCGCCCGGGCCCTTGCGACGCTTGAACTTCTCGGTGAGCTGGTCCAGCAGCGAGTACACCACCGGCACCACGCCGAGCGTCAGCACGGTGGAGGTGATGAGGCCGCCGATGATGGTGATGGCCATGGGCGCGCGCGTCTCCGCGCCGTCGCCCTGCGCCACGGCCACCGGCACCATGCCGGCGATCATCGCGATGGTGGTCATGAGAATCGGACGCAGACGGACCGGAGCGGCACCCAGCAGCGCCTCCGTGGCGCTCTTGCCTTCCTCACGCAGCTGCAGCGTGAAGTCGACCAGGAGGATGCCGTTCTTCACCACCAGGCCCATGAGCATGATGATGCCGATGAGGGCGAACATCGACATGGCCTGACCCGTGACGAGCAGCGCGCCAATCGCTCCGATGAACGCGAAGGGCAGCGACAGCATGATGGTGAACGGGTGGATGAGGCTTTCGAACTGCGCCGCCAGGATCATGTACACGAGGATGATGCCGAGCAGGAGCGCGGAACCGAAGGCGGCGACGGACTTGCCGAGCTCCTTCGCGTTGCCTTCGAAGTCGTAGATGACGCCCTTGGGCACTTCCTTCGTCGCCGTCGCGTTCATGAACGCGATGGCCTCACTGAGCTGGTAGCCGCTGGCCAGGTTGGCGAGCAGGGTGATCTGCCGCTTCTGGGACTCGCGGTCGATCTGCACCGGGCCATCCGCCGGAGTGATGGAGGCCAGGTTGCGCAGCTCCACGAGCTGTCCGCTGGGCGCGCGCACCGTCAGCTTGCCCAGCGCCTCGGCCGAGGCCAGCGTGTCCGGAGGCAGGCGCAGCTTCACCTCGTACGTCTCGCCGCCCTCACGGTAGTCCGCGAACTTGTCGCGGCCCAGGAAGGCACGCAGCGTGGTGCCCAGCGACGCCGCCGGGACTCCGAGGCTGGCGGCGCGCTCGCGGTCCACCACCACGTCGTACTGCGGCTTGCCGGAGCGGTACGTGGTGTCCACGTCCACCAGGCCCTTGTTCGTCTTCATGGCCGCGCGAATCTTCTCGGACGTGGCGATGAGCTCCTGCCAGTTGTCACCGCGCAGGTTGAACTGCACCTGCTGGGAACGCGCGCCACCGCCGGCCACGCCCGTGACGTCCTGCACCGTCACCGACACGCCCGAGCGGGGCTTGATGGCGCCACGCAGGTACGTCTTGAGCTCGCCCTGCTTGTAGCTGCGCTCCTTGATGGGGACCAGGTTCACGAGCAGCTCGCCCTTGTGGACTTCCTCCTGCACGCCACCGCCGATGGTGGCGAACGTGGAGGAGATGCCGGGCAGCGCACGCACCTGGGCGTCGATGAGCTCGACCTCCTTCTGCGTCTCCTGCAGCGTCGAGCCGACGGGCAACTCCACCGCCAGCTTGATGTTGCCGTTGTCGGACTCGGGGATGAAGGTGAACTTCAGGAAGCGCGCCAGGCCGAAGGTCGCGAAGAGCACCGCCACCGCCACCACCAGCGTCAGCGCGCGCCGACGGAGGATGGCCGCCAGCATCCGCCGGTAGGTGTTCTCCATGCCCACCAGCACCTTCTCCACCGCCGCGGAGATGCCCTTGGGCTGACCGTGGTGGCGCAGCATGCGCGAGGACAACATGGGCGTCAGCGTCATGGACACGGCGTAGGAGATGAGTGTCGCCACCGCCACCGTGACACCGAACTGGTAGAAGAACATGCCCATGATGCCGTCCATGAACGCCACGGGGATGAACACCGCGACGATGGCCAGCGTCACCGCGAGCACCGCGAGGGCAATCTGTCCGGCGCCATCGAGCGCCGCCTGCATGGGCGTCTTTCCATCCTCCATGTGACGGACGATGTTCTCGATGACCACGATGGCGTCGTCGATGAGCAGACCGATGGAGAGCGTCAGCGCCAGCATCGTCACCATGTTGAAGGTGAAGTTCAGCGCCGCCATCACCGCGAACGTTCCGACGACGGACACCGGCAGCGCGATGGCCGCGACGATGGTCGAGTTCAGGTTGCGCAGGAACACGAGCACGATGACCACGGCGAGGAAGCCGCCGAGCACCATGTCGAACTGCACGGAGTTGATGGACGAGCGGATGAAGCGCGCGTTGTCGCTGACGAGCTCGACCTTGATGCCCTCGGGCAGCCGGGTGTTGAGCTCACCCAGGGACTCCTTGACGAGACCGGCCACCTGCACCGTGTTGGAGCCGGACTGCTTGCGCACCACGAGCGCCACGGCGCTGCGGTCGCCGTTCTTCGCGGCGCCACGGGCCTCCTCGGGGCCGTCCACCACGTCCGCCACGTCCCGCACGCGCACCGGCGCGCCGTTGGGGCTGGCGATGATGATGTTGCGGATTTCATCGACGCTCTTCGCCTCGGACGTCAGGCGCAGCACGCGCTCGCGGCCGCCGTCCATGGTGCGGCCACCCGGGACGTCCAGGCTCTGCGCGCGCACCGCCTGGCTCACGTCGCTGATGGCCAACCCGAAGCCGCGCAGGCGGTCCGGGTCCACGACGAGCTGAATCTCCCGCTCGCGGCCACCGATGATGTCGATACTGCCCACGCCCTGCTGACGCTGCAGCGCGGGCTTGACCAGGTCCTCGGCGGTCCGGGTCAGCTCCTCGATGGGCAGCGAGCCGGACAGCGACAGGGTGATGATGGGCGCGGCGCCGATGTCGAACTTCTCGACGACGGGCGTCTCGATTTCATCGGGCAGCTTGCTCAGCGTGGCCTGCACGCGGTCGCGCACGTCCTGCGCGGCCACGTCCACCTTGGAGTCCAGGGTGAAGCGCACGATGATCTGCGACACGCTCTCCATGTTGACGGAGCGAAGCTGCTCCACGCCGTTGAGCGTGTTGAGCGCCTCTTCCAGCGGGTCGCTGACGTTCTTCTCGATGGTCTCCGGGTCCGCGCCGGGGAGCACCGTCGTCACCGTGACGACGGGGAAGTCGACGTCCGGGAACTGGTCCACGCCGATGCGCGGGTATGCGTTGATGCCGAACACGACCACCGCCAGCATGAGCATGGCGGTGAAGATGGGCCGTGAAATGAATGTCTTGAGCGGGCTCATTCAGGAGCTCCAGAAAGGAAAGGGGAGGGCAGGCGTCACTGCACCACGCGGACGGCCGTGCCCTCCTTCACGTCCAGGGAGGAGTCGGCGAGCACTCGCTCATCCGCGCCCAGCCCCTGGAGGATGCGCACGTAACCGGGGAGCACGCGCTCCACGCGCACGTCGCGCTTGCGCACGGTGCCGTCCTGCACCACCCACACGAAGCCGTCCTGGCCTCGCGCGCTGACCGCCTGCGTCGGCAGGAACAGGCCCTTGTCGTCCGTCTGGCCTGCGGCCGAGAAGTCCAGGTCCACCAGCGCACCCGGGCGCAGGGGGTTGGCCGTCTCACCCACCACGTCCGCCAGCACCTCCACCGTGCGGTTGGTGGTGTCCACGACGGAGCCCACCGTGGCCACCGTCACCTCGAAGCGCATGCCGCTGGGGCTCACCGTGCCGTGCGTCTTGGTGCCCGGCTTGATCTTGTCCACGACGGACTCGGGCACCAGCGCGCGCACTTCCAGGCCGGCCACGTCCACCAGCGAGAAGACGGGCGTGGGCGGCATCATCGCCACCGTGTCGCCGATGTTCTTCATGCGCGCGGTGATGACGCCGTCGAAGGGCGCGATGAGGGCCATGTCGCGCAGGTTCTCCTCGGCCATGCGCACCGCCGCGGCGGCCTGGGCCGCCTGGGCCGCGGCCTGCTTCTGGCCAATCTCCGCCTGATCCAACCCGGCCGCGGCGACACCACCGGCCTCGGCCACCTTGCGGGTGCGCTCCAGGTTGTTCGTGGCCAGCTGCAGCGCCGCGTCCGCCGCCGCCTTCACCGCGCGCGCCTGCTCCACGCCGATGATGACGTTGGACGTGTCCAGCACCGCCAGCGTCTGGCCCTTCTTCACCTTGTCGCCCACCTTCACCAGCATCTTCGCGAGGGTGCCCGTCGCCTGGGCGCTCAGCGTCGCCTCCTGCTTGGAGCGGACCTGGCCCGTCACCCGGGTGATGTTGCCTTCCAGCTCCGTCGCCGGGGCAATGGCCTTCACGCCCATCGCCGAAGAGGCTTCCTGCGTCGGCAGGGCCGGCTGAGCCCCGCTCTTGCCGCAGCCCGTCGAAAACACCGCCGCCAGTGCCGCGGCCATCCACATGCGTCGAATCACGGTCGTCCTGCTCCTGCCAGCTCGCCTGGCCCCGGACCCCTCCAGGACTCGATGCTGGCTGATGCTTTGGAATTTCTGCGCCCCGGAAACTACAGTTCCTGAACTGTCTGTCAAGGCGATACTCCGCAAAGCGGACTATCTTTCTCGGTGGCTATTTAATGGTCGCCTGCCTGGTTGGCAGGACTTTTCGCGCGGAGTGCCAGGAAGTGGCCCTCGGAAGTGTGAGCTGGCCCATGGCTCGGCGCGTCAAGTGAAGCCCGGGCTCGCGGCCCTTGTTCCCGAGGCCTCCTTGTTATTGATTCGAGAATCAATACTGACGTTCCCCCAGGAGGAGAGAGCATGCCGAACCCGTTCACGGAGGAGCACGAGGCGTTCCGCAAGACAGTGCGCGCCTTCGTCGACAAGGAGATGGCGCCGTACGGGCTGGAGTGGGACAGGGCGGGCATCTTTCCGCGGGAGCTCTTCAAGAAGTGCGCGGACCTGGGCTTCCTCGGCATCAACCACGACCCGAAGTACGGCGGCAGCGGGCTGGACTACTGGTACGTGACGGCGTTCTGCGAGGAGCTCAGCCATAGCCGCAACGCGGGCGTGAACATGGCGCTGCTGGTGCAGAGCCAGATGGCGACGCCCATCATCAACGAGGTAGGCACGGACGAGCAGAAGCGCGAGTTCCTGGAGCCTGCCCTCAAGGGTGAGCGCATCGCCGCGCTGGGCGTCAGCGAGCCGGGGTGTGGCTCGGACGTGGCGAGCATCAAGACGACGGCGCGCCGGGACGGCGACGACTACGTCATCAACGGCTCGAAGATGTGGATCACCAACGGCACGCGCGCCGACTTCATCACCCTGGCGGTGCGCACCGGGAGCGAGGGCTACGGCGGCATCTCGCTGGTGACATTCCCCACGGACGTGAAGGGCTTCAGCGTCTCCAAGAAGCTCGACAAGGTGGGCAACCTGTCCTCGGACACGGCCATCCTCTACTTCGAGGACTGCCGCATCCCGGCCCGCTACGTGCTGGGCGAGGAGAACGAGGGCTTCTACCACATCATGACGAACTTCCAGGGTGAGCGCCTGGTGGGCGCCATCACCACGGTGGGCGGCATGGAGCGGATGATGGAGGACGCCATCCAGTACGGCAACGAGCGCGAGGCGTTCGGCCGGCCGCTGATGAAGTTCCAGGTCTGGCGCCACAAGTTCGTGGAGCACCTGACGGCCATCGAGGCCGCCAAGCGGCTGACGTACCACGCGGTGGACATCTTCGACCGCAAGGAGAACGCGGTGAAGGAGATCTCCATGGCGAAGCTGTTCGCCGGAGACCTGGCCCAGCGCGTGGCCTACGACACGCAGCAGTTCTTCGGAGGCATGGGCTACATCGAGGAGACGCCCATCGCGCGGGCGTGGCGCGACGTGCGCCTCATCACCATCGGCGGCGGCACGTCCGAAGTGATGAAGGAGATCCTCTCGAAGATCTACGGCTTCTGACGCGCCGGTTTCGCGAGGGCGTCCTGGGCCGAGGAGTGCCGGAGCGCGGCGAGGGCTCCGGCTCGTGGCTCAGTGGTGGTGGTTGCCGGGGTGGTTGGGCGGCTGGTGGTGGTGTCTGTTCTGCTGGTTCGCCGCCTCCTCCGCCTCGATGACGGTCACTCCGCCCGCGACAGCGGAGGCGCTCTGCTGGGCCTGCGTGGCTCCAGGCATCTGGCACACGCAGCCCGCGGAGTTCCGGATGATGACGACCGAGCCGAGCTCCATCCCGATATCCGTGCAGATGGTCTTGCACTCGGAGACGCGTTCCTTGGGCACGGCCAGGTTCGCTGCGGGGGCGACGACACATCCCGAGAGGGTGAGCGACGCCAGCACGACGAAGAGTTTCTGGGGCATGGTTCCGCCGACTTATCACCGCCTGTTCGGAAACACCGTGCTCTCCAGGATGTCGGCTAGGGTGCCGGGAGGAGGTCTCGATGGCACCGCTGATGCCGGCAAGCGTGGCGTGGTACGTGACGGGGCGTTTCTACCTGTCGTCGGAGGACTCGACCCTCCAGGACCTGGGCTACTTCATCCACCTGGAAGGTCTCAAGGGGCCGCTGTTCGATGACCCCTCCGGCAAGGTGGCCGAGGCCGCCGCGCGGCTGACGTTCCGCGCCGCGCCGTTCAAGGCCCGGACGCTCGACAATGGCGGGCTGTCGCTCAGCGTGGACCCGGTCGGCGACTTCACCGTGTACCTCAAGGAGCAGGCTCACGCGCGCGCGCACTTCGACGACCCGGACTCCTTCTCCGACGGCCGTCCCATCGCCACGTTCCGGCGCGCGAGCATCGTGGTGGGAGGCGCCTTCAGCGGGCCTCCGGAGTCGGGGCGCTCGTTGTCGCTCAACGTCTTCAGCGCGCGCCTCGTGTGGAGCACGCCCTTCGATCTGCACGGCGCGCGCTACGACCTGGCGGGCCTCCTGCCCCACGGCATCACGCAGTGGGGCGAGTGCGGCCCCGTCGCCATCGAGCACCCGACGAAGGGCTTCTCCAAGATCGTCCCGTTCGTGGGCTCGGCGGTGGCCGTGGGGCCCGGACGGTAGGCCCGCCGCGAAAGGCGCCTCAGCGCTTCCGGAACAGGGCCTCCGCGGCGTTCAGCATGGCGTCACGGCTGGCCTTGGCATGGAGGCCGCCTTCGCCAATCTGGAAGAGCTCGCAGAAGTTGGCGCTGTCCTTGTCGGAGGGCACCTCGGCGAAGGGCTCCTTGCATTCCTTGGCCACGCTCGCGTCGTAGTGCCGGCAGTTGCGACACGAGCGTACGTCCTCGTCACAGTGGGGGCAGGTGTCGCTCCTCCCCACCTGATTGGCGATGATGTCGAGCGAGTGTCCACAGTGCGCACACCCAGGCATGGCCACCTCCGCGAAAGAAGGGCCGCCATTGTGCCAGCACGCGGCGGGGGCGGGGAGACCTAGCGTTGGAGGCTGGACACGAGCGTCGGCCGGTGCTCCGAGGAGGCGGCGGGGGGCTCGGCGGTGGGGCGCAGCTCGCCCATGGCATCCAGGAGCTGGTCATCCAGGCGCTTGAGCAGGAACAGGACGTAGGCGCCCACCAGCGACATGGCCGCCGCCAGCACGCCCAGCATCATCCCCCGCTCCCACAGGTGGGCCTTCTCCATCACCGTGCGCCGCTCGGAGAACGTCTTGAGCTGGGCGTCGGCGGCCTTGCCATCCAGACGGCGGGCGTAGTCCTCGGCCTGGGCGGTGCCGCGCTCCATCAGCCACTGGCCCTGTCGCTGGAGCGTGTCCGCCTGCATGTAGCAGTAGGCAGCCCCGCCCGACGAGAGCAGGGTGATGCAGAGTGCCGCCGTCACGCTCCGGGTGCCCATTGCAACGTCCTCCGGATTCGCCATTGCGCGGGTCACGACACCCACGACTGCTCCGGCTTCCCGAAGACAGTAGCGGATGGTAGGGACCCCCTCCGACATGGGCAAGCCCTACCGTCCTAAAGACCACTATTTCCAGAAAGCCAAGCAAGAAGGGCTCCGAGCACGCTCGGCCTTCAAGGTGGATGAGCTCATCAAGCGGTTCCCCATGGTGAAGAAGGGCCATGTGGTGCTCGACCTGGGAGCCGCGCCGGGAGGGTTCCTCCAGATTCTGGCGGACGCCGTGGGAGGGGCGGGGCGGGTGATTGGCGTGGACATCGTCGCCATCCGGCCCTTCACCCAGCGCCACGTGCAGACGGCGGTGCTCGACGTGCTCGCGGACGACTTCGACGGGAAGCTGGCCGCGATGTACGACGGCCCGTTCGACGCGGTCATCTCCGACATGGCGCCGAAGACCAGCGGCATCAAGGCCACGGACGAGGCGCGCAGCCTGCGACTGGCGGGCAAGGCGCTGGAGGTGGCCTCGAAGCGGGGCAGGACGGGCTCGTCGTTCGTGGCCAAGGTGTTCATGGGCGGCGACTTCGAGGACTTCCGCGACCAGGTGCGTGCCCTCTTCGAAGAGGTGAAGGTGGTCCGTCCGGAGGCGACGCGCGGGGCGAGCATGGAGGTCTACCTGGTGGGTCTGCGCCGCCGGGCCCCGCCGGGCGAGGCACCCGCGGCCCCCTGAGCCGGAATGTGGAACGCCCGGCCGGCCTCCAGCGTCTAGAGTGCCGACCATGCAACGCACTCCTCGGACCCGGGCAGTCGCCACCACATTACCGTTGTTGTCCCTGTTGCTGCTTGTCGCGTCGTTCGCGCGAGCAGCGCCAGCCAAGCCGCCTCCGTCGTGGAAGGACATCGACGCGCTGGTGTCGAACCAGAAGGTGGAGGCCGCCGCGCAGGCCGCGGAGGCCCGCCTTGCCCGCGCCCGGAATGGCTCGGATGAAGCCGAGTGGACGCGTGCGCTGATCCGCACGGTGCAGCTGCGCTCGGCGCTCCATGGCTACGAGACGACGGTGCGCTTCCTGCGCGAGGAGCCCTGGCCCAAGGGGACGTTGTCTCGCGCGACGCTGAACCTCTTCTACGCGAACTCGCTCGTCACCTACGCGCAGGCGTACGACTGGGAG
This window contains:
- a CDS encoding RlmE family RNA methyltransferase, with the protein product MVGTPSDMGKPYRPKDHYFQKAKQEGLRARSAFKVDELIKRFPMVKKGHVVLDLGAAPGGFLQILADAVGGAGRVIGVDIVAIRPFTQRHVQTAVLDVLADDFDGKLAAMYDGPFDAVISDMAPKTSGIKATDEARSLRLAGKALEVASKRGRTGSSFVAKVFMGGDFEDFRDQVRALFEEVKVVRPEATRGASMEVYLVGLRRRAPPGEAPAAP
- a CDS encoding acyl-CoA dehydrogenase family protein; the encoded protein is MPNPFTEEHEAFRKTVRAFVDKEMAPYGLEWDRAGIFPRELFKKCADLGFLGINHDPKYGGSGLDYWYVTAFCEELSHSRNAGVNMALLVQSQMATPIINEVGTDEQKREFLEPALKGERIAALGVSEPGCGSDVASIKTTARRDGDDYVINGSKMWITNGTRADFITLAVRTGSEGYGGISLVTFPTDVKGFSVSKKLDKVGNLSSDTAILYFEDCRIPARYVLGEENEGFYHIMTNFQGERLVGAITTVGGMERMMEDAIQYGNEREAFGRPLMKFQVWRHKFVEHLTAIEAAKRLTYHAVDIFDRKENAVKEISMAKLFAGDLAQRVAYDTQQFFGGMGYIEETPIARAWRDVRLITIGGGTSEVMKEILSKIYGF
- a CDS encoding efflux RND transporter permease subunit, translating into MSPLKTFISRPIFTAMLMLAVVVFGINAYPRIGVDQFPDVDFPVVTVTTVLPGADPETIEKNVSDPLEEALNTLNGVEQLRSVNMESVSQIIVRFTLDSKVDVAAQDVRDRVQATLSKLPDEIETPVVEKFDIGAAPIITLSLSGSLPIEELTRTAEDLVKPALQRQQGVGSIDIIGGREREIQLVVDPDRLRGFGLAISDVSQAVRAQSLDVPGGRTMDGGRERVLRLTSEAKSVDEIRNIIIASPNGAPVRVRDVADVVDGPEEARGAAKNGDRSAVALVVRKQSGSNTVQVAGLVKESLGELNTRLPEGIKVELVSDNARFIRSSINSVQFDMVLGGFLAVVIVLVFLRNLNSTIVAAIALPVSVVGTFAVMAALNFTFNMVTMLALTLSIGLLIDDAIVVIENIVRHMEDGKTPMQAALDGAGQIALAVLAVTLAIVAVFIPVAFMDGIMGMFFYQFGVTVAVATLISYAVSMTLTPMLSSRMLRHHGQPKGISAAVEKVLVGMENTYRRMLAAILRRRALTLVVAVAVLFATFGLARFLKFTFIPESDNGNIKLAVELPVGSTLQETQKEVELIDAQVRALPGISSTFATIGGGVQEEVHKGELLVNLVPIKERSYKQGELKTYLRGAIKPRSGVSVTVQDVTGVAGGGARSQQVQFNLRGDNWQELIATSEKIRAAMKTNKGLVDVDTTYRSGKPQYDVVVDRERAASLGVPAASLGTTLRAFLGRDKFADYREGGETYEVKLRLPPDTLASAEALGKLTVRAPSGQLVELRNLASITPADGPVQIDRESQKRQITLLANLASGYQLSEAIAFMNATATKEVPKGVIYDFEGNAKELGKSVAAFGSALLLGIILVYMILAAQFESLIHPFTIMLSLPFAFIGAIGALLVTGQAMSMFALIGIIMLMGLVVKNGILLVDFTLQLREEGKSATEALLGAAPVRLRPILMTTIAMIAGMVPVAVAQGDGAETRAPMAITIIGGLITSTVLTLGVVPVVYSLLDQLTEKFKRRKGPGAAPDHGAPHAVDAHGGKAAVAAAARVETA
- a CDS encoding SCP2 sterol-binding domain-containing protein, whose protein sequence is MTAKDIIETQIPEVLKTKPELAKDINAVINFDISGEGGGKWTLDLTKAEGWVSEGNAEGAKMLIVVSNDDFVKIREKKLNAQMAAMQGKLKFKPMDMGLAMKLAKLL
- a CDS encoding MarR family transcriptional regulator, producing the protein MRVPANRPALRVQSGGVGEEELEYNEEGGVTDDALPPEDASTPSSRRLHELIIQLGRYRSLRDPLHGICESKQLTPTQIHALMWLGNDGPTHVGVLAQRVGITKKTITGVVDRLEDMKLVERTRDAEDRRAVVAQLTTEGVKLFNLISRSVDEGLRRMLDLLPPDDQEALFGLLERVLKRLGETSEPQSL
- a CDS encoding CaiB/BaiF CoA-transferase family protein; protein product: MSTLPLTGLRVLDLSRLLPGPYATLVLADLGATVVKVEEPEGGDYVRQMPPSRDDMGALFYGLNRNKRSLTLNLKTPEGRDALKRLVRTHDVLVESFRPGVMDKLGVGESVLRAENPRLIYCAISGYGQTGPDRLKAGHDLNYVARAGLLGYGGEAGGAPAFPGVQMGDIGGGSLFALVGILAALHERERTGKGRFVDVSMTDGATAFLHMHLAARLFMGEQGGALERGREALNGGYACYGLYRTADDRWLAVGALEPKFFAGVCERLGRPELLADAYAPGEAGARVKAELTRVFAAKPLAHWVETFAGSDLCVEPVAEGDDVLSDAQLRARGLFVDADDARLGRKVTHLLTPLRMGPTPLREPPALGQHSREVLAEAGFTEEEMAKLGA
- a CDS encoding efflux RND transporter periplasmic adaptor subunit — protein: MIRRMWMAAALAAVFSTGCGKSGAQPALPTQEASSAMGVKAIAPATELEGNITRVTGQVRSKQEATLSAQATGTLAKMLVKVGDKVKKGQTLAVLDTSNVIIGVEQARAVKAAADAALQLATNNLERTRKVAEAGGVAAAGLDQAEIGQKQAAAQAAQAAAAVRMAEENLRDMALIAPFDGVITARMKNIGDTVAMMPPTPVFSLVDVAGLEVRALVPESVVDKIKPGTKTHGTVSPSGMRFEVTVATVGSVVDTTNRTVEVLADVVGETANPLRPGALVDLDFSAAGQTDDKGLFLPTQAVSARGQDGFVWVVQDGTVRKRDVRVERVLPGYVRILQGLGADERVLADSSLDVKEGTAVRVVQ